Proteins encoded by one window of Candidatus Hydrogenedentota bacterium:
- a CDS encoding radical SAM protein, which yields MTQVSELGIVKTRKRVLSKRGVMWLGQTCNQRCYFCYFIDRILDHSHPEHAFMSLEKAKRITSTLRYFYGNRAIDIQGGEPTVHREILELIRHCREIGLIPTLITNGLMLYKPGVLEKYREAGLRDFLVSLHGIGDIHDEVVGVKGAYKKITASLERMREINFPFRLNCTMSKPVVPIIPEVAGKAVEYGANAVNFIAFNPFSDQSGQRRADTVALYSEIKPQLDRAMDILEEAGIEVNVRYLPMCMAEPRHRKNFYNFQQLSYDVHEWDYQSWLWTMMMTQMMHDGNPSPPMKLGPGCRRLYKARASEVRDRYESNPVIQGAKFRAQHMLATMQQLVRGKETMYREEARTRAAQDCGYKRGVACKSCNLRDICDGFHGDYAEFFGTDEARAVTDVPHTEDPLVFIREQEKVVMPEDRDWAL from the coding sequence ATGACACAGGTTTCGGAGCTTGGCATAGTCAAAACACGGAAGCGGGTGCTGTCGAAGCGCGGGGTGATGTGGCTGGGGCAGACCTGCAACCAGCGCTGCTATTTCTGCTACTTCATAGACCGGATACTGGACCACAGCCATCCAGAGCACGCGTTCATGAGCCTGGAGAAGGCGAAGCGCATCACGAGCACGCTGCGGTATTTCTACGGGAACCGGGCGATAGACATCCAGGGCGGCGAGCCGACGGTGCACCGGGAAATCCTCGAGCTGATCCGCCACTGCCGGGAGATCGGACTGATTCCGACGCTGATCACGAACGGGCTGATGCTGTACAAGCCGGGGGTGCTGGAGAAGTACCGGGAGGCGGGCCTGCGCGATTTCCTGGTGAGCCTGCACGGGATCGGCGACATACACGACGAGGTGGTGGGGGTGAAGGGGGCGTACAAGAAGATCACCGCGTCCCTGGAGCGGATGCGGGAGATCAATTTCCCGTTCCGGCTGAACTGCACCATGTCGAAGCCGGTGGTGCCGATCATCCCCGAAGTGGCGGGGAAGGCGGTGGAGTACGGGGCGAACGCGGTGAATTTCATCGCCTTCAACCCGTTCAGCGACCAGTCGGGGCAGCGGCGCGCGGACACGGTGGCGCTGTATTCGGAAATCAAGCCGCAGCTTGACCGCGCGATGGACATCCTGGAGGAGGCGGGGATCGAGGTGAACGTGCGGTATCTCCCGATGTGCATGGCAGAGCCGCGGCACCGGAAGAACTTCTACAATTTCCAGCAGCTCTCGTATGACGTGCACGAGTGGGACTACCAGAGCTGGCTGTGGACCATGATGATGACACAGATGATGCACGACGGGAACCCCTCGCCGCCGATGAAACTGGGCCCGGGCTGCAGGCGGCTGTACAAGGCCAGGGCGTCGGAGGTGCGGGACCGCTACGAGAGCAACCCGGTGATCCAGGGGGCCAAGTTCCGGGCGCAGCACATGCTGGCGACGATGCAGCAACTGGTGCGCGGCAAGGAAACGATGTACCGCGAGGAGGCCCGGACCCGGGCCGCACAGGACTGCGGGTACAAGCGCGGCGTGGCCTGCAAGTCCTGCAACCTGCGGGACATCTGCGACGGGTTCCACGGGGACTACGCGGAATTTTTCGGGACGGACGAGGCGCGGGCCGTGACGGATGTGCCGCACACAGAGGACCCCCTGGTCTTCATCCGTGAACAGGAGAAGGTGGTGATGCCGGAAGACCGGGACTGGGCGCTGTAG
- a CDS encoding ABC transporter permease, protein MNSPVYTNIHQRQVWRVVPDLIKARELLRDLVWKDLRARYRYAMMGFLWAVIEPLMFVLILWFVFSFVLSDKAALAGGGGLRRPFVVMMLCGLIFWQYLAAALNAATVSLVDGRNLVKKVHFPREVVPLAACCVPLVNLGIGFCLLVVLHLALGGGVGVATLAIPALFGIQFALVTGLALLFSCGHVLFRDVGNMVAVGLVFGFYASPVFYPLELVLGMRNAPGWLATLYQANPMAGLLTAYRTALFEQRLPEWGLLAWPACCAALTLALGLWVFRRNAPTMADHL, encoded by the coding sequence ATGAACAGCCCTGTTTACACCAACATTCACCAGCGCCAGGTTTGGCGGGTGGTTCCAGACCTGATCAAGGCGCGTGAACTGCTCCGTGACTTGGTGTGGAAGGACCTCCGCGCCCGGTACCGGTACGCGATGATGGGCTTTTTGTGGGCGGTGATCGAGCCGCTGATGTTTGTGCTGATTCTGTGGTTTGTCTTCTCCTTCGTGCTATCGGACAAGGCGGCGCTGGCCGGGGGCGGGGGGCTGCGGCGCCCCTTTGTGGTGATGATGCTTTGCGGGCTCATCTTCTGGCAGTACCTCGCGGCGGCGCTGAACGCGGCGACGGTTTCGCTGGTGGACGGGCGCAACCTGGTGAAAAAGGTGCATTTTCCGCGCGAGGTGGTGCCCCTCGCGGCGTGCTGTGTGCCCCTGGTCAATCTTGGGATCGGCTTCTGCCTGCTGGTGGTCCTGCATTTGGCGCTCGGCGGCGGGGTTGGTGTTGCGACTCTGGCGATTCCGGCGCTGTTTGGCATCCAGTTCGCCCTGGTCACCGGCCTGGCACTGCTGTTCTCTTGCGGGCATGTGCTGTTCCGGGACGTGGGCAACATGGTGGCGGTGGGGCTGGTTTTCGGCTTTTACGCGTCACCGGTATTTTATCCGCTGGAGCTGGTGCTGGGGATGCGGAACGCGCCGGGGTGGCTGGCAACGCTGTACCAGGCAAACCCGATGGCGGGGCTGCTGACGGCGTACCGGACAGCGCTTTTCGAGCAGCGCCTGCCGGAGTGGGGGTTGCTGGCATGGCCGGCGTGCTGCGCGGCGCTGACGCTGGCGCTGGGGCTGTGGGTGTTCCGGCGGAACGCCCCGACGATGGCGGACCACCTGTGA
- a CDS encoding glycosyltransferase, protein MDEPGKREKSGDRAGDAVPFTPLPPARGLVFTRNRRGLPLSPTTLHKWARLLAKTNKARKIDCLCGPDDLPRVPGMLDACADAGLRLCLRVRPAAPPPEDLADWAARGLLDVFLSPSRPETDHTAAWMAAAERAGLPVRVRVAPSPTPVPEPAKFFAGCSLVLFGLSDPFDGEFPAKDREESAKTVRGINETVRALLAAGIPAGITDTPLCLLEEEARPAVLHGAQQLSDCRMCQEDMLELARRLFRLGPNRADKVVENLMARGTSVHNMIDAVLLPWIQDYPRLFFRTWMFHKITRHLPFLRRGPRPMPDTLEAWEAALAEYRAKTDRELGPVCAGCMWRRICGHDAGLVRRCLPGLEIAAAPGEAPADPNHFRHGQAFPPDAVDRARLETPAVWARLEEEAEHVAGREAPTREIGAEEYEIEGRYTHHMPGAVRWLSFTPGELRSTVLARVEPPFTLSFTVGGGIAGHAGFAFGRHAILVCPMVDYRHRITLHADAEGNYVLLRDGKAVRPAEFQDVHALPPRLAGVLEPRLSLHNIDGMILTQTVLLWEGARGAAKTEADIKYSVIIISTRYTRRLQAALLSLAHQRGMDMSRVEVVIGYVPGLDATDDLLDGMRDAFPALRIVRAPFDEGRARAKGFMINEAARVASGEWAVLMDADILAPPDTFARLEETPEDATFIAPDGRKMLSPEVTSRILLGEIRPWECHEALLETPGELRVHEADGIPIGFFQCVRREILERIRYHELDHFESSDWLFGHNATSLYGRETRLTGFHVLHLDHSGSQWYGTAKHR, encoded by the coding sequence ATGGACGAACCGGGCAAGAGGGAGAAGAGCGGGGACCGCGCGGGGGACGCCGTGCCCTTCACGCCGCTTCCGCCGGCGCGCGGCCTTGTTTTCACCCGGAACCGCCGGGGCCTGCCCCTCTCCCCCACCACGCTGCACAAGTGGGCGCGCCTGCTGGCCAAGACAAACAAGGCTCGGAAGATTGACTGCCTGTGCGGGCCGGACGATTTGCCGCGCGTGCCGGGGATGCTGGACGCCTGCGCGGACGCGGGGCTCCGCCTGTGCCTGCGCGTCCGCCCCGCCGCGCCCCCGCCGGAAGACCTGGCGGACTGGGCGGCGCGGGGGCTGCTGGATGTGTTCCTCTCGCCGTCGCGTCCGGAAACGGACCACACCGCCGCATGGATGGCGGCGGCGGAACGCGCCGGACTGCCGGTGCGGGTGCGGGTGGCGCCCTCCCCCACGCCGGTTCCGGAACCGGCCAAGTTCTTTGCGGGGTGCTCCCTGGTCCTGTTCGGGCTTTCCGACCCGTTCGACGGGGAGTTTCCCGCGAAAGACCGGGAGGAGAGCGCCAAAACGGTCCGGGGCATCAACGAGACCGTGCGGGCGCTGCTGGCGGCGGGGATTCCCGCCGGAATCACGGACACGCCCCTCTGCCTGCTGGAGGAGGAGGCGCGCCCGGCCGTGTTGCACGGGGCGCAGCAGTTGTCGGACTGCCGGATGTGCCAGGAGGACATGCTGGAGCTGGCCCGGCGGCTTTTCCGTCTCGGCCCGAACCGGGCGGACAAGGTGGTGGAGAACCTGATGGCGCGGGGCACATCGGTTCACAACATGATAGACGCGGTCCTGCTGCCGTGGATACAGGACTATCCGCGGCTCTTTTTCCGGACCTGGATGTTTCACAAGATCACGCGGCATCTGCCCTTTCTGCGGCGGGGTCCGCGGCCGATGCCTGACACGCTGGAGGCGTGGGAGGCGGCGCTGGCGGAGTACCGGGCGAAGACAGACAGGGAACTGGGCCCGGTGTGCGCGGGGTGCATGTGGCGCCGGATTTGCGGGCATGACGCCGGACTCGTCCGGCGCTGCCTGCCGGGGCTGGAGATTGCCGCCGCGCCGGGCGAGGCGCCGGCCGACCCGAACCATTTCCGTCACGGGCAGGCGTTTCCCCCGGACGCGGTGGACCGGGCGCGGCTGGAGACGCCGGCGGTCTGGGCGCGGCTGGAGGAGGAGGCGGAGCATGTGGCGGGGCGCGAGGCGCCCACGCGGGAAATCGGCGCGGAGGAGTACGAGATCGAGGGCCGCTACACCCACCACATGCCGGGCGCGGTGCGGTGGCTGTCCTTCACGCCGGGGGAGCTGCGCAGCACGGTGCTGGCCCGCGTGGAGCCGCCCTTCACCCTGTCCTTCACGGTGGGCGGGGGCATCGCGGGGCATGCGGGCTTCGCCTTTGGGCGGCACGCGATCCTGGTGTGCCCGATGGTGGACTACCGGCACCGCATCACGCTGCACGCGGACGCGGAGGGGAACTATGTCCTGCTCCGGGACGGCAAGGCGGTGCGTCCGGCGGAGTTTCAGGATGTCCACGCGCTGCCGCCCCGGCTGGCGGGCGTGCTGGAGCCGCGGCTGTCGCTGCACAACATTGACGGCATGATACTCACGCAGACGGTGCTGCTGTGGGAGGGCGCGCGGGGGGCGGCGAAAACGGAGGCGGACATCAAGTACTCCGTGATCATCATCAGCACCCGCTACACCCGGCGGCTTCAGGCGGCGCTGCTGTCGCTGGCGCACCAGCGGGGCATGGACATGTCCCGCGTCGAGGTGGTGATAGGGTACGTGCCGGGCCTGGACGCCACGGACGACCTGCTGGACGGGATGCGGGACGCGTTCCCCGCGCTGCGCATCGTGCGGGCGCCCTTCGACGAGGGCCGGGCGCGGGCGAAGGGGTTCATGATCAACGAGGCCGCCCGCGTGGCCTCGGGCGAGTGGGCCGTGCTGATGGACGCGGACATCCTGGCGCCGCCGGACACCTTCGCGCGGCTGGAGGAAACGCCGGAAGACGCCACGTTCATCGCGCCAGACGGGCGCAAGATGCTCTCTCCGGAGGTGACCAGCAGGATACTGCTCGGCGAAATCCGCCCGTGGGAGTGCCATGAGGCGCTGCTGGAGACGCCGGGGGAACTCCGCGTGCATGAGGCCGACGGCATCCCCATCGGCTTCTTCCAGTGCGTCCGGCGCGAAATCCTCGAGCGCATCCGATACCACGAGTTGGACCACTTTGAATCGTCGGACTGGCTCTTCGGCCACAACGCCACGTCCCTCTACGGAAGGGAGACGCGGCTGACCGGTTTCCATGTGCTGCATCTGGACCACAGCGGCAGCCAGTGGTACGGGACGGCGAAGCACCGGTAG
- a CDS encoding response regulator, with amino-acid sequence MSRILIIDDEVDLTELVKTKLSAEGHQIYVINTGEGAFEYAKKVKPDICLLDIMLPGATGYQICRRMRKDPELYRMAILMLTALGEEPEVVHGLEQGADDYLVKPFKLERLMDKVASLNALLTTLNIRNRLSNLPGTDAIKREINHQLARGTAIACVYVDIVGFEAYCKSRGQEGQRLPIEAFAKMLAAATRSLNIYECFPAHMGRQHFVIMLKLEDWERFCAHMARTFDEESRRFYTQEELNRGCITVSDNQGREVRCPLMALSIGVAHTQQRQFKSAKKMFEVLAQVRQKAQPADGKSIVFADRRHSDR; translated from the coding sequence ATGAGCAGAATTCTTATCATTGACGATGAGGTGGACTTGACCGAACTGGTCAAGACCAAGCTCTCTGCGGAGGGCCACCAGATTTATGTCATTAACACCGGTGAGGGGGCCTTTGAGTACGCCAAAAAGGTGAAACCCGACATCTGCCTGCTGGACATCATGCTCCCGGGCGCCACGGGCTACCAGATTTGCCGCCGCATGCGCAAAGACCCTGAACTCTACCGCATGGCCATCCTGATGCTCACCGCCCTCGGCGAGGAGCCCGAAGTGGTCCACGGCCTCGAGCAGGGCGCCGACGACTACCTCGTCAAGCCCTTCAAACTCGAGCGCCTCATGGACAAGGTCGCCTCCCTGAACGCCCTGCTCACCACCCTGAACATCCGCAACCGCCTGTCCAACCTCCCCGGCACCGACGCCATCAAACGGGAAATCAACCACCAGCTCGCGCGGGGCACGGCCATCGCCTGCGTCTACGTGGACATCGTCGGTTTCGAGGCCTACTGCAAGAGCCGGGGCCAGGAGGGGCAGCGTTTGCCCATCGAGGCCTTCGCCAAAATGCTCGCCGCGGCCACGCGCTCCCTCAACATCTACGAGTGCTTCCCCGCCCACATGGGGCGGCAGCACTTCGTCATCATGCTCAAGCTCGAGGACTGGGAGCGCTTCTGCGCCCACATGGCCCGCACCTTCGACGAGGAGAGCCGCCGCTTTTACACCCAGGAGGAGTTAAACCGCGGCTGCATCACCGTCAGCGACAACCAGGGCCGCGAAGTCCGCTGCCCGCTCATGGCCCTCTCCATCGGCGTCGCGCACACGCAGCAGCGCCAGTTCAAGAGCGCCAAGAAGATGTTCGAGGTCCTCGCCCAGGTCCGGCAGAAGGCCCAGCCCGCCGATGGAAAGAGCATCGTTTTCGCGGACCGACGCCACAGCGACCGGTAG
- a CDS encoding SUMF1/EgtB/PvdO family nonheme iron enzyme, with protein sequence MVSKGGDSESGLGSICLSCLMPMGRTYKCPNCGASPEQIVWNYPSLKPGTILHGRYLIGKTLGQGGFAVTYLALQQVLNRRVAIKEYFPFDLADRGEGSCQVLPRKSASNAAGDVATTYLHGLERFLEEGQNIVACHQPTPHPNLVRVTDFFKDNGTAYLVMDYVDGISLEEYLEKQSFELVSETKALSIIEPLLDGLEVVHERGFMHRDVKPANIYITKDQGEVILLDFGSARQSFGRDRNTLTVLLTPGYAPPEQYSGAGQQGPWSDIYGVSATLYRMVTGQKPPSAMHRLSGTPLKPPSDWPGVRVSGRLQKAVLAGMEMDHAQRIQNAADLRKALFGKGKAKRVSLLPGAAPEPAGPVKRMRRTTLALAALLAVVILATWLQWSVSNYRARVALQQAMAEREAEQSAQGLVEATARYFDYLFSRQQAQPTPKTTTEPADQETPAPVEDELAGRSPDSYWTAKPAPDADMAMAWIPPGEFIMGTPDTEAERQQHEGPERPVSLTRGFWIGRNEVSVAQFQAFVTDTRHKTTAEREGGSWTLSAAGRRQWMPGANWMKAGFFQNPSHPVVCVSWEDAVAFCGWMGVKTGRKFRLPTEAEWEYACRAGTITAYQWGDAPDGGEGWLNGADISAQRKYQNWIVFPFNDGNIYSAPVGGFKPNAWGLYDMHGNVWEWCEDWYDQNFYQTAPAEDPMNTVPASSRVVRGGSWLWYPGFCRSGARFHYAPDMTFNDLGFRLVCEE encoded by the coding sequence ATGGTTTCTAAAGGCGGGGATTCTGAGTCGGGCCTCGGCTCGATTTGCCTCTCCTGCCTCATGCCCATGGGCCGGACCTACAAGTGCCCCAACTGCGGCGCCTCCCCAGAGCAGATAGTCTGGAATTATCCCTCCCTAAAGCCCGGCACCATTCTCCACGGGCGTTATCTTATCGGGAAAACCCTCGGGCAGGGGGGCTTCGCCGTCACCTATCTTGCCCTCCAGCAGGTGCTCAACCGCCGTGTGGCCATCAAGGAGTACTTCCCATTTGACTTGGCCGACCGCGGCGAGGGCTCGTGCCAGGTCCTTCCACGCAAGTCCGCCTCAAATGCCGCCGGGGACGTGGCCACCACCTATCTCCACGGCCTCGAGCGCTTCCTGGAGGAGGGGCAGAACATCGTCGCGTGCCACCAGCCCACCCCGCACCCGAACCTGGTCCGGGTCACGGATTTCTTCAAGGACAACGGCACCGCCTATCTGGTCATGGACTATGTGGACGGCATCTCCCTCGAGGAATACCTCGAAAAGCAGTCCTTCGAACTGGTCAGCGAGACCAAGGCCCTCTCCATCATCGAGCCCCTCCTTGACGGCCTCGAGGTGGTGCACGAGCGTGGTTTCATGCACCGCGACGTGAAACCCGCCAACATCTACATCACCAAGGACCAGGGGGAGGTCATACTCCTCGACTTCGGCTCCGCCCGCCAGTCTTTCGGAAGGGACCGGAACACACTCACCGTACTGCTCACCCCCGGCTACGCGCCCCCCGAGCAGTATTCCGGCGCGGGGCAGCAGGGGCCCTGGTCCGACATCTACGGCGTCTCGGCCACCCTCTACCGCATGGTTACCGGACAGAAACCCCCCAGCGCCATGCACCGTCTTTCCGGCACCCCCCTCAAGCCCCCCTCCGACTGGCCCGGGGTCCGGGTGTCCGGCCGCCTCCAAAAGGCCGTTCTTGCGGGCATGGAGATGGACCATGCCCAGCGCATCCAGAACGCCGCCGACCTGCGCAAGGCCCTCTTCGGAAAAGGAAAGGCGAAACGGGTCTCCCTCCTCCCCGGCGCCGCCCCGGAGCCTGCCGGGCCCGTAAAGCGGATGCGCAGGACCACCCTCGCCCTGGCCGCACTCCTGGCCGTTGTCATTCTGGCCACATGGCTGCAATGGTCCGTCTCAAACTACCGGGCCCGCGTGGCCCTGCAGCAGGCCATGGCCGAGCGTGAGGCCGAGCAGAGCGCCCAGGGCCTCGTCGAGGCCACCGCCCGCTATTTCGATTACCTCTTCTCAAGACAGCAGGCACAGCCCACTCCCAAGACCACCACAGAACCCGCCGACCAGGAGACACCGGCCCCCGTCGAGGACGAGCTCGCGGGCCGCTCCCCGGACAGTTACTGGACCGCGAAGCCGGCCCCCGACGCGGACATGGCCATGGCTTGGATACCGCCCGGTGAATTCATCATGGGCACCCCTGACACGGAGGCGGAACGCCAGCAGCACGAGGGGCCGGAACGCCCCGTCTCCCTCACCCGGGGTTTCTGGATCGGGCGCAACGAGGTCTCTGTGGCGCAGTTTCAGGCGTTCGTCACGGACACACGCCACAAAACCACCGCTGAAAGGGAGGGGGGAAGCTGGACCCTTTCCGCCGCCGGAAGACGGCAGTGGATGCCCGGCGCAAACTGGATGAAGGCCGGCTTCTTCCAGAACCCCTCCCACCCCGTTGTCTGCGTGAGCTGGGAGGATGCCGTGGCCTTCTGCGGCTGGATGGGCGTGAAAACCGGAAGAAAGTTCCGCCTGCCCACCGAGGCCGAATGGGAATACGCCTGCCGGGCCGGCACCATCACCGCATACCAGTGGGGCGACGCCCCCGACGGGGGCGAGGGTTGGCTGAACGGCGCCGACATCAGCGCCCAGCGAAAATACCAAAACTGGATCGTCTTCCCCTTCAACGACGGAAACATCTATTCCGCCCCCGTGGGCGGCTTCAAGCCCAATGCATGGGGACTTTACGACATGCACGGTAATGTCTGGGAATGGTGCGAGGACTGGTATGACCAGAATTTCTACCAGACCGCGCCCGCCGAGGACCCCATGAACACCGTCCCCGCCTCCTCCCGCGTTGTCCGGGGCGGGTCATGGCTCTGGTATCCGGGCTTCTGCCGCTCCGGTGCGCGTTTCCATTACGCGCCCGACATGACTTTTAATGACTTGGGTTTCCGGCTCGTCTGCGAGGAATGA
- a CDS encoding ABC transporter ATP-binding protein codes for MMRVIEAEHVGKSFPARRGARDLRGKGGLRDWLLGRKTETFEALRDISFSVEQGESLGIIGRNGSGKSTLLSILAGVTLPTTGTVTVRGRVASLLELGAGFHPILTGRENVYLNAGLLGMRHAQTDAVFDEIVKFSGIGPFIDQPVETYSSGMYVRIGFSVAVHSNPDIFLVDEVLSVGDEEFQRRCRRKIGELREQGKTIVFVSHDLGIVNALCGRVVLLSDGRMLDRGTTQKTVNYYLRQVGAEKGTHTFSRGDLEVIQCDGRVSLFHRQEELSASGGFMMGLVSYGQQHLSSAGEWTVEARDAHSCTVRGRMLRLPLELVWRMWLDEAGRFYWEIALECERDTPLRQISVQMGFPTAYTRWIYGDLSGDFPEILPQDTQWSTVAAPEVKSREAALLPGADGAHPPVVCRLETENPHFGLLLSNSEYLSFNRVLSSSATYPEHDCVFPAGRHELMRLELDATRSAEDAARLVRASRTLECGALTARFEGGAVRLWAGGAELTAYLNIYASMLIQHIWNDSQSLQWGRVRELEDGIALTGESRRFPMRQHWELRRLEDALGLTVWLEALEDLEVQECHLSAVLRHEYDRWETEHECGAFAPFGPEGGHWVHFNRSYRAGRTISAWSEALPSITLCADGDSPPVRMTAINTTFRENARVLQALRPSEMGRLHFAPGRHLYFSGRILAGAPGVNTPAPEGKEA; via the coding sequence GTGATGCGGGTCATCGAGGCCGAGCATGTTGGAAAATCCTTCCCGGCGCGCCGCGGCGCGCGTGATCTGCGGGGCAAGGGGGGGCTGCGCGACTGGCTGCTGGGCCGTAAAACGGAGACCTTCGAGGCGCTCCGGGACATTTCTTTTTCGGTGGAGCAGGGAGAGTCACTCGGGATTATCGGGCGGAACGGCTCGGGCAAGAGCACGCTGCTGAGCATATTGGCGGGGGTGACGCTGCCGACGACGGGCACGGTGACGGTGCGGGGCCGGGTGGCGTCGCTGCTGGAACTGGGCGCGGGCTTCCACCCCATCCTCACGGGGCGTGAAAATGTCTACCTGAACGCGGGTCTGCTGGGGATGCGCCACGCGCAGACGGACGCGGTGTTTGACGAGATTGTGAAGTTCTCGGGGATCGGCCCGTTCATAGACCAGCCTGTGGAGACCTACAGCAGCGGGATGTATGTCCGCATCGGGTTTTCGGTGGCGGTCCATTCGAACCCGGACATTTTCCTGGTGGACGAGGTGCTTTCGGTGGGGGACGAGGAGTTTCAGCGGCGCTGCCGCCGCAAGATCGGGGAACTGCGGGAGCAGGGCAAGACGATTGTGTTCGTGTCGCACGACTTGGGGATTGTGAACGCCCTGTGCGGGCGGGTGGTGCTGTTGAGTGACGGGCGGATGCTGGACCGCGGGACGACGCAGAAGACGGTGAATTATTATCTGAGGCAGGTGGGGGCGGAGAAGGGGACGCACACGTTCTCGCGGGGCGATTTGGAGGTAATCCAGTGCGACGGGCGGGTGTCGCTGTTCCACCGGCAGGAGGAACTGAGCGCCTCGGGCGGATTTATGATGGGCCTCGTCTCCTACGGGCAGCAGCACCTCTCTTCGGCGGGGGAGTGGACCGTCGAGGCGCGGGACGCCCACAGTTGCACGGTGCGGGGCCGGATGCTGCGCCTGCCGCTGGAGCTGGTCTGGCGGATGTGGCTGGACGAGGCGGGGCGGTTTTACTGGGAGATTGCGCTGGAGTGCGAGCGTGACACGCCGCTGCGCCAGATCAGCGTGCAGATGGGATTCCCGACGGCGTACACACGCTGGATATACGGGGACCTCTCGGGGGATTTTCCGGAGATACTGCCGCAGGACACCCAGTGGTCCACGGTGGCCGCTCCGGAGGTGAAGTCGCGCGAGGCGGCGCTGCTTCCCGGTGCGGACGGGGCGCATCCCCCGGTGGTGTGCCGCCTCGAGACGGAGAACCCCCATTTCGGGCTGCTGCTGTCAAATTCGGAATACCTGAGTTTCAACCGGGTGTTGTCCTCATCGGCCACCTATCCGGAGCATGACTGCGTGTTTCCGGCGGGAAGGCACGAGTTGATGCGCCTTGAACTGGACGCCACGCGGTCCGCGGAGGACGCGGCCCGCCTGGTCCGGGCGTCGCGCACCCTCGAGTGCGGGGCGCTTACGGCCCGGTTCGAGGGGGGCGCGGTCCGCCTGTGGGCGGGCGGCGCCGAACTGACCGCATATTTGAACATTTACGCCTCGATGCTCATCCAGCACATCTGGAACGACAGCCAGAGCCTGCAGTGGGGGCGGGTGCGGGAGCTGGAGGACGGCATCGCGCTGACCGGCGAGTCCCGGCGCTTCCCAATGCGGCAGCACTGGGAACTGCGGCGTCTGGAGGACGCGCTGGGCCTGACGGTGTGGCTCGAGGCGCTTGAGGACCTTGAAGTGCAGGAATGCCATTTGTCCGCCGTGCTGCGGCATGAATACGACCGGTGGGAGACGGAGCACGAGTGCGGGGCCTTCGCGCCATTCGGACCCGAGGGGGGGCACTGGGTCCATTTCAACCGGAGCTACCGCGCGGGCCGGACGATTTCGGCTTGGTCGGAGGCGCTCCCATCCATTACACTATGCGCCGACGGGGACAGCCCCCCCGTCCGCATGACCGCGATCAACACGACGTTCCGGGAGAACGCGCGGGTGCTTCAGGCGCTGCGCCCCTCAGAGATGGGCCGCCTCCATTTCGCCCCGGGACGCCATCTTTATTTTTCGGGCAGGATACTCGCGGGCGCGCCGGGTGTGAACACCCCGGCCCCCGAAGGGAAAGAGGCATGA